TAATTGAAGCTGGATCAGGGAGAATTGAAGCCCCTTGTCCTGTATATAATGAATGTGGAGGCTGTCAGCTGCAGCATATTGATTATCAAAAAGAGTTGGAATTTAAACATAATAATATAAAACAGCTAATTAATAGGATAGCAGGTATTGAAAAATTTGAATTAAAGGATGTGCTGGCAGCAGATGATGATTTTCGCTATCGTAATAAGGCTCAATTCCCCTTAAAGTTAGACGAAAATGATCAAATTACTGCTGGTTTTTATAAAAGAGGAAGTCATGATATAGTTCCAAATCATGACTGTTTGATTCAGCATCCCTTAATTAATAGAATTTTAAGAGTAACTTTAGAAGAATTAAATAAATTTCAATTGAGTGTATATAATGAAAATAATCTTCGAGGTTTATTGAGGCATCTAGTTATTAGAGTAGGAACCTGCACTAATCAAGGACTGCTTGTTATGGTAACTAATGGGGACGATTTTATTGATAAGAACTTAATTGCAAAAACTTTAATGCGTAAAATACCTGAGTTAAAAGGAGTAGTTCAAAATATAAATAATGAGGACACAAATGTGATTTTTGGTAAAGAAGATATACTTTTAGCAGGTGAGAATAAAATTACAGAATATATTGGGCAGACTGCTTATCTGATTTCTGCTAGATCATTTTTTCAGGTAAATACTATGCAGGCTAAAAAATTATATGATACTGCAGCAAAATATCTTGGTAATGATCGCAGCGCCAAAGTGATTGATGCTTTTTCTGGTACAGGAAGCATTGCCCTTTATCTGGCAGATAAGGCCGAAAAAATATATGCAGTGGAATCTTTGGAATCGGCTGTAAAAGATGCTGAAAAAAATGCTAAATTAAATAATATTAATAATGTGGAATTCAAAGAAGGTTTGGTTGAAGAAGAACTTTCAGAACTGCTGGAAAAAGAAGAAATCGATAGCATAATATTTGATCCACCCCGTAAAGGCTTGGACGAAAAAACAGTTGATTTATTATTAGCAAGTTCCATTAAAAAAATAATATATATATCCTGCAACCCAGCTACCCAGGCAAGAGATTTGAAAAAATTAAAGGAAAAATATAATTTAGTCAAAATTCAACCTGTAGATTTATTTCCTCAAACTTATCATATAGAATCTGTAGCCTTATTAGAATTGAATAATTAAATTTAAATGATAGTTTTTGTTTTTATCTAAAAGAGCTGTAAATTAATAACTTGCTAAAGTACTTTAATTTATGATATATTATTATAAAGTTGGATTTATTTTTTAAAGAATAAAGTTACTCCACATTTGGAGGTTATATTATGAATTTATTTTTATTGATTATCTTTGTCTTGGTTGGTATTGCAGGACTATTTTATAATGTTGATTCTGGAGTGTTTATTGGCTTAGGATTAATTCCGTGGCAAATATTAAAAATTAAACTAAAGCGTAAGTTTGTATTAACCGCTATTATTCTTAGTTCTGCTGCAGGTCTTGGATATTTTGTTTATTATTCAAAGTGGTTAATTGCTGTCTTATTTATTTTCATTCAGCTTTATAATTATTGGGGTTATTTAAATATAGTAAATGAATAGTTAAGCATAAAATTTTAAAATTATATATGAAGGAGGAAGAAAAATGCCGACATATTTATATGAGTGTGAAAATTGTGGTAGATTCGAAGAATTTCAAAATATTAAAGATGAGGCCTTAGAAAATTGTCCCCAATGTGGTGGAGAAGTAAAAAGAATTATTGGCGCTCCTGGGGTTATTTTTAAGGGGTCAAATTTTTATGTAAATCAAGATAATAGTTCTACTAAGGACAAAAAAACTAACAGTGAAAAAGTTTCCTAAATATCTTTTTAATGTACTAAAAATATAACAGTACATTTTTATTGAAGAAAATTATTTTATAAGCCGGCCTTAGTGCCGGTTTTAATTTTTATCTGTTAATAATGAAAGAGGGAAAAAAATGACAATTGTAGCTGCAAAAAAATGTTATAGTTATCAGGCCGATGAATTAGCAGAAAAGTTAGACTTTTTACTGGCAGAACTTGGAGGTTTAGATAATTTTATTAAAGCTGGAGATAAGGTTTTATTTAAAACCAATCTTTTAATGGGAAAGGCTCCAGAGGCAGCCGTGACTACTAATCCAGAGTTCATCAGAGCTCTTGCTAAAAAGGTTAAAGAACTAGGGGCAGAGGTAATTATAGCTGACAGCCCTGGCGGACCTTTCAATGATAAATTGCTAAAAAGGGCTTATCAAAAATCTGGACTTTATGAAATGGCAGCTGAAGAAAATATAAAATTAAATTATAATACTGATTCAAAAAGGCAGGAATACAAAGAAGGTAAGATTAATAAATCTTTTCAGCTGGCATCTTATTTAGAAGAAGCTGATTTAGTTATTAATTTACCTAAATTAAAGACTCATGGTTTAACAATGTATACTGGTGGAGTTAAAAATCTTTTTGGATGTATTCCAGGAGTTTTAAAAGCAGAGTATCATTTAAGAATGCAGTCAGTTTATGATTTTTCTCGAATGTTGAATGATCTGGCAGCTCTTGTTGCACCAGAATTAACAATTATGGATGCAGTTGTTGGTATGGAAGGAGAAGGACCTTCAAATGGAAAACCGAGAGAATTCAATTATTTGTTTGCTTCTACCTCTCCTTATTATTTAGATCTTGCAGCTGTTAGACTTCTGGGAATTAAGCCTGAGGAAAAAGTCCCATCAATAAAAGCTGCACTAGAAGATAATATTATAAAGAAAGAACAATTGAAAGTTAGAGGGAATAAAGTAACACCACTAAATGAGGTTGAAATTCCAAAGATTGAAAAGGAAAACAACTTACTTGATGGAAGAATGCCAGAGTTCATGTCAGATATATTAGAAAAATTATTGCGGCCTAAACCGGTTTTTAAAGAAGATAATTGTGTTGGCTGTAGAACCTGTGCTGAAAATTGTCCCCCTGATGCCATAAACATGATTGATAATTTCCCGGAAGTAAATTTAGATGAATGCATTCGATGCTTTTGCTGTCAGGAGCTATGTCCTTATGATGCAGTAGATATCAAATATCCACTGCTTGCTAAATTGTTTTTTTCAAATTAATGGAGGTTTAAGATATAATGAAGATTGGAGTAATTTCAGATACACATCTGCCTAATGCAGGTGCTGGTTTTCCAGAAATTTTGATTGAGAAATTAAAAAAAGTTGATTTAATTATTCATGCAGGAGATCATTGTGAGGAAAGATATTTAGATAAATTAAAATCAATTGCAGAAGTTAAAACAGTTGCTGGTAACAGAGATAGTCATCAGTTGAAAAGAAAATTAAAAGATAAAATAACTTTTGAAGCAGCTGGCAAAAAAATTTCTGTGATTCACGGACATCAGTTTAGAGGCAAAAATATACTCCAGGGTTTAAATTATACTTTTAATGATAGCGATATTATTGTTTTTGGGCATACGCATCGCCCATTTAATGAGCGATTTAGTGATAAATTATTTTTTAATTCAGGCTCACCAACTGATAAACGCCTGGAAAAAAACTATACATTTGGTATAATAGAGATTGAAGAAGAAATTAAAGCTGAAATTAAAATTTTGAAGGAGGAATCTTAATGTCAGTAGAAGCTACAGCACAAAGGTTGAAGAAAAAGTTGGAAAACTCGGATGAATATCAAAATTATTTAGAATTGCGAAAAAAGGTAATGGCAAAAGAAGGTTCTAAAAAAATGCTGCTTGATTATCAAAATTTAATGATGGAAATGCAGACCAAGCGAATGTCCGGAGAAGAATTAAGTGAAGAAGATAAAGAAAGACTGCAAAATCTGCAGAATTTTATTGAAATTAACAATAATGTTAAAAAATATTTAGAAGCGGAATATAATGTGAGCAAAATGATAAATGATGTTCAAAAAACAATATTTTCTGACATAGAAGTCGGTATTCCAGAAGAAGAACTAAAAAATGAAGAAAATGAATCTGAAGAATAATCAAAATCAGATTTTTAGATTATTTAATAAAAAAGCATCCCCTTTTGAGGATGCTTTTAAAATCTTTTCTTTATTTAAATGTTGAAAATATTGATTTATTAAAAATTAAACTTCCTGTACTTCTTCAACACCGTCAACATTTTCTTTTAGTGTTCTTTCAATACCATTTTTTATGGTCATGGTTGACATTGGGCAACCACTACAGGCACCTAAAAGCTTAACTTTAACAATACCATCTTCAGTTACTTCAACTAATTCAACATCTCCACCATCAGCTTGTAGACTGGGTCTAATTTTATCGATATATTTTTGTACTTCTTCTTTCATAACTGCACCTCCTAAATTAACATTTGATTATATTATACAAAAAAACTCAAGATTTTACAAGCATAAATTTAAAGGAATGAT
Above is a window of Halanaerobium saccharolyticum subsp. saccharolyticum DSM 6643 DNA encoding:
- the rlmD gene encoding 23S rRNA (uracil(1939)-C(5))-methyltransferase RlmD, whose translation is MQILKKGEIKIFKIDDLAHGGDGVARAENGMAVFISLTLPGDLVKAKITKIKKDYAFAKLIKVIEAGSGRIEAPCPVYNECGGCQLQHIDYQKELEFKHNNIKQLINRIAGIEKFELKDVLAADDDFRYRNKAQFPLKLDENDQITAGFYKRGSHDIVPNHDCLIQHPLINRILRVTLEELNKFQLSVYNENNLRGLLRHLVIRVGTCTNQGLLVMVTNGDDFIDKNLIAKTLMRKIPELKGVVQNINNEDTNVIFGKEDILLAGENKITEYIGQTAYLISARSFFQVNTMQAKKLYDTAAKYLGNDRSAKVIDAFSGTGSIALYLADKAEKIYAVESLESAVKDAEKNAKLNNINNVEFKEGLVEEELSELLEKEEIDSIIFDPPRKGLDEKTVDLLLASSIKKIIYISCNPATQARDLKKLKEKYNLVKIQPVDLFPQTYHIESVALLELNN
- a CDS encoding FmdB family zinc ribbon protein — protein: MPTYLYECENCGRFEEFQNIKDEALENCPQCGGEVKRIIGAPGVIFKGSNFYVNQDNSSTKDKKTNSEKVS
- a CDS encoding DUF362 domain-containing protein, which codes for MTIVAAKKCYSYQADELAEKLDFLLAELGGLDNFIKAGDKVLFKTNLLMGKAPEAAVTTNPEFIRALAKKVKELGAEVIIADSPGGPFNDKLLKRAYQKSGLYEMAAEENIKLNYNTDSKRQEYKEGKINKSFQLASYLEEADLVINLPKLKTHGLTMYTGGVKNLFGCIPGVLKAEYHLRMQSVYDFSRMLNDLAALVAPELTIMDAVVGMEGEGPSNGKPREFNYLFASTSPYYLDLAAVRLLGIKPEEKVPSIKAALEDNIIKKEQLKVRGNKVTPLNEVEIPKIEKENNLLDGRMPEFMSDILEKLLRPKPVFKEDNCVGCRTCAENCPPDAINMIDNFPEVNLDECIRCFCCQELCPYDAVDIKYPLLAKLFFSN
- a CDS encoding YfcE family phosphodiesterase gives rise to the protein MKIGVISDTHLPNAGAGFPEILIEKLKKVDLIIHAGDHCEERYLDKLKSIAEVKTVAGNRDSHQLKRKLKDKITFEAAGKKISVIHGHQFRGKNILQGLNYTFNDSDIIVFGHTHRPFNERFSDKLFFNSGSPTDKRLEKNYTFGIIEIEEEIKAEIKILKEES
- a CDS encoding YlbF family regulator, translating into MSVEATAQRLKKKLENSDEYQNYLELRKKVMAKEGSKKMLLDYQNLMMEMQTKRMSGEELSEEDKERLQNLQNFIEINNNVKKYLEAEYNVSKMINDVQKTIFSDIEVGIPEEELKNEENESEE
- a CDS encoding NifU family protein, coding for MKEEVQKYIDKIRPSLQADGGDVELVEVTEDGIVKVKLLGACSGCPMSTMTIKNGIERTLKENVDGVEEVQEV